The following proteins come from a genomic window of Flavobacterium crocinum:
- a CDS encoding DUF5958 family protein, which translates to MEKHELLINQIAQDKIDFDFGAQLLLDKNHSFEQLFKTLHFYILNSIPDKIDYNSETYQTALNTIPLKPTYTPIVILQRFPTKIAFKKLASLPSNESQKIIISLLWIFKITDTERRNTECKNGCDHFWHELD; encoded by the coding sequence ATGGAAAAGCACGAATTATTAATCAATCAAATTGCACAAGACAAAATTGACTTCGATTTTGGAGCTCAATTATTATTAGATAAAAATCATTCTTTCGAACAACTTTTCAAAACGCTTCATTTTTATATTCTCAATTCTATTCCAGACAAAATAGATTATAATTCAGAAACTTATCAAACGGCATTAAATACAATCCCATTAAAACCAACTTATACTCCTATTGTAATTCTTCAACGTTTTCCAACAAAAATTGCATTCAAGAAATTAGCTTCTCTTCCTTCAAATGAAAGTCAAAAAATAATAATTTCATTGCTTTGGATTTTTAAAATTACTGACACAGAAAGAAGAAATACCGAATGTAAAAATGGCTGTGATCACTTTTGGCATGAACTTGATTAA